From Streptomyces fungicidicus, one genomic window encodes:
- a CDS encoding metal ABC transporter permease translates to MEILDYAFMQRALLAAVLVGVTAPAVGIYLVQRRQALMGDGIGHVAMTGVGLGFLFSWSPVWMATLVSVLGAVFMELVRWYAKTRGDIALAMLFYGGMAGGVMFINLAPGGSTSNLSSFLFGSLSTVSPADVTAICLLAAFVVAVTVGLRRQLFAVSQDEEFARVTGLPVRFLNLLTAVTAAVTVSVAMRVVGLLLVSALMVVPVAAAQQLTRSFAATFAVAVAIGVSVTLGGTVTSYYQDVPPGATIVLLTIGVFIALTALAAPLARRRARALAAAHPGGDPAECAIPASRPAGGGTGA, encoded by the coding sequence ATGGAGATCCTCGACTACGCCTTCATGCAGCGGGCGCTGCTCGCCGCCGTCCTGGTCGGCGTCACCGCCCCCGCCGTCGGCATCTACCTGGTCCAGCGCCGCCAGGCCCTGATGGGCGACGGCATCGGCCACGTCGCCATGACCGGCGTCGGCCTCGGCTTCCTGTTCAGCTGGTCCCCGGTGTGGATGGCGACCCTGGTCTCCGTCCTCGGCGCCGTCTTCATGGAACTGGTCCGCTGGTACGCCAAGACCCGCGGCGACATCGCCCTCGCGATGCTCTTCTACGGCGGCATGGCCGGCGGCGTGATGTTCATCAACCTCGCCCCCGGCGGCTCCACCTCGAACCTCTCCTCGTTCCTCTTCGGCTCGCTGTCCACGGTCTCCCCGGCCGACGTGACCGCGATCTGCCTGCTGGCCGCGTTCGTGGTCGCGGTCACCGTCGGTCTGCGCCGGCAGCTGTTCGCGGTCAGCCAGGACGAGGAGTTCGCCCGGGTGACGGGCCTGCCGGTGCGGTTCCTCAACCTGCTCACGGCGGTCACCGCCGCGGTGACGGTCTCCGTGGCCATGCGCGTGGTCGGCCTGCTGCTGGTGAGCGCGCTGATGGTGGTGCCCGTCGCGGCGGCCCAGCAGCTCACCCGCAGCTTCGCCGCCACCTTCGCCGTCGCCGTCGCCATCGGCGTGAGCGTCACCCTCGGCGGCACGGTCACCTCGTACTACCAGGACGTGCCGCCCGGCGCGACGATCGTGCTGCTGACGATCGGCGTGTTCATCGCGCTGACCGCGCTGGCCGCCCCGCTGGCCCGCCGCCGCGCCCGGGCGCTGGCCGCCGCACACCCCGGCGGCGACCCCGCAGAGTGCGCGATTCCGGCCAGCCGCCCGGCGGGTGGTGGGACCGGCGCCTGA
- a CDS encoding Fur family transcriptional regulator → MTTAGPPVKGRATRQRAAVAACLQEIDEFRSAQELHDMLKHKGDSVGLTTVYRTLQSLADAGEVDVLRTAEGESVYRRCSTGDHHHHLVCRNCGKAVEVEGPAVEKWAEAIAAEHGYVNVAHTVEIFGTCADCAT, encoded by the coding sequence GTGACGACCGCAGGACCGCCCGTGAAGGGCCGCGCCACCCGGCAGCGCGCCGCCGTGGCGGCATGCCTGCAGGAGATCGACGAGTTCCGCAGCGCTCAGGAACTCCACGACATGCTCAAGCACAAGGGCGACTCCGTCGGACTCACCACGGTCTACCGCACGCTGCAGTCCCTCGCCGACGCCGGCGAGGTCGACGTCCTGCGCACGGCCGAGGGCGAGTCCGTCTACCGCCGCTGCTCCACCGGCGATCACCACCACCACCTGGTCTGCCGCAACTGCGGCAAGGCGGTCGAGGTGGAGGGCCCGGCGGTGGAGAAGTGGGCGGAGGCCATCGCCGCGGAACACGGCTACGTCAACGTCGCCCACACAGTAGAAATCTTCGGCACCTGCGCCGACTGCGCCACGTAA
- a CDS encoding YcxB family protein, whose protein sequence is MDHQGRDIIEESGTDEVELVFRLTRTDVLRGIQARERVRGLTPVRWIFVVVFAGFAAFTALAGASAVVLTGLSLLTAVLIWGTPRIQANQVFRGISWQGEYRAAVSDAGITVETEHTVLTQRWSLFRGYRETGDHLVLLSRDPGVLGLAVAPKRVLRSEGDVERLRGILDRHLARV, encoded by the coding sequence ATGGATCACCAGGGGCGGGACATCATCGAGGAGAGCGGCACCGACGAGGTCGAGCTGGTTTTCCGGCTGACGCGCACCGACGTCCTCCGGGGCATCCAGGCCCGTGAACGGGTGCGTGGGCTGACGCCGGTGCGGTGGATATTCGTCGTGGTGTTCGCCGGGTTCGCGGCGTTCACGGCGCTCGCGGGGGCGAGTGCCGTGGTGCTGACCGGGCTCTCGCTGCTGACCGCGGTGCTGATCTGGGGCACGCCCCGGATTCAGGCGAACCAGGTGTTCCGGGGGATCTCGTGGCAGGGCGAGTACCGCGCGGCGGTGAGCGACGCGGGGATCACGGTCGAGACCGAGCACACGGTGCTGACGCAGCGGTGGTCGCTGTTCCGGGGGTACCGGGAGACCGGTGATCATCTGGTGCTGCTCAGCCGGGATCCGGGGGTTCTGGGGCTGGCGGTGGCGCCTAAGCGGGTGCTGCGGTCCGAGGGGGATGTGGAGCGGCTGCGGGGGATTCTGGACCGGCATCTTGCCCGTGTGTGA
- a CDS encoding isoprenyl transferase, with product MVVRGFLGRQRREYRTPEPHPSGARPPKIPGELVPNHVAIVMDGNGRWAKERGLPRTEGHKVGAERVLDVLQGGVEMGVGAISLYAFSTENWKRSPDEVRFLMNFNRDFIRKTRDTLDELGIRVRWVGRMPKLWKSVAKELQVAQEQTKDNDRLTLYFCMNYGGRAEIADAAQALAEDVKAGRLDPGKVNEKTLQKYMYYPDMPDVDLFLRPSGEQRTSNYLLWQSAYAEMVFQDVLWPDFDRRDLWRACLEFASRDRRFGGAIPNEAQAAAEGGQQPGN from the coding sequence ATGGTCGTACGCGGGTTCCTGGGGCGTCAGCGCCGGGAGTACAGGACGCCGGAACCGCATCCCTCGGGCGCGCGGCCCCCGAAGATCCCCGGGGAACTGGTCCCGAACCATGTGGCGATCGTCATGGACGGCAACGGCCGCTGGGCCAAGGAGCGGGGACTGCCGCGCACCGAGGGGCACAAGGTCGGCGCCGAGCGGGTGCTGGACGTGCTCCAGGGCGGGGTCGAGATGGGCGTGGGGGCGATCTCGCTGTACGCCTTCTCCACCGAGAACTGGAAGCGCTCGCCGGACGAGGTGCGCTTCCTGATGAACTTCAACCGGGACTTCATCCGCAAGACCCGGGACACCCTCGACGAACTGGGCATCCGGGTCCGGTGGGTCGGGCGGATGCCCAAGCTGTGGAAGTCGGTGGCCAAGGAGCTCCAGGTCGCCCAGGAGCAGACCAAGGACAACGACCGGCTGACGCTGTACTTCTGCATGAACTACGGCGGCCGCGCGGAGATCGCGGACGCCGCGCAGGCGCTGGCGGAGGACGTGAAGGCGGGGCGGCTCGACCCGGGCAAGGTCAACGAGAAGACCCTCCAGAAGTACATGTACTACCCGGACATGCCGGACGTGGACCTGTTCCTGCGGCCCAGCGGTGAGCAGCGCACGTCCAACTACCTGCTGTGGCAGAGCGCCTACGCGGAGATGGTCTTCCAGGACGTGCTGTGGCCGGACTTCGACCGGCGTGACCTGTGGCGGGCGTGTCTCGAATTCGCCTCCCGCGACCGGCGGTTCGGCGGAGCGATCCCGAACGAGGCGCAGGCGGCGGCCGAGGGCGGGCAGCAGCCCGGCAACTGA
- the recO gene encoding DNA repair protein RecO produces MSLFRDDGIVLRTQKLGEADRIITLLTRGHGRVRAVARGVRRTKSKFGARLEPFSHVDVQFFSKGSELIGRGLPLCTQSETIAPYGGGIVTDYARYTAGTAMLETAERFTDHEGEPAVQQYLLLVGALRTLARGEHAPHLVLDAFLLRSLAVNGYAPSFTDCAKCGMPGPNRFFSVGSGGSVCPDCRVPGSVVPSPQALELLAALLTGDWETADACEARYVREGSGLVSAYLHWHLERGLRSLRYVEK; encoded by the coding sequence ATGAGTCTGTTCCGCGACGACGGCATCGTGCTGCGCACCCAGAAGCTGGGTGAGGCGGACCGGATCATCACCCTGCTCACGCGCGGTCACGGGCGGGTACGCGCGGTGGCGAGGGGGGTGCGCCGGACGAAGTCCAAGTTCGGCGCCCGCCTCGAACCGTTCTCGCACGTGGACGTGCAGTTCTTCTCCAAGGGCAGCGAGCTGATCGGGCGCGGCCTGCCGCTGTGCACCCAGAGCGAGACGATCGCTCCGTACGGTGGCGGGATCGTCACCGACTACGCGCGGTACACCGCCGGCACGGCCATGCTGGAGACCGCCGAGCGGTTCACCGACCACGAGGGCGAGCCGGCCGTGCAGCAGTACCTGCTGCTGGTCGGGGCCCTGCGGACGCTCGCCCGGGGCGAGCACGCGCCGCACCTCGTGCTCGACGCGTTCCTGCTGCGCTCCCTCGCCGTCAACGGCTACGCGCCCAGCTTCACGGACTGCGCGAAGTGCGGGATGCCCGGGCCGAACCGGTTCTTCTCGGTCGGGTCGGGCGGATCCGTCTGCCCCGACTGCCGGGTGCCCGGCAGCGTCGTACCCTCGCCGCAGGCCCTGGAACTCCTCGCGGCGCTGCTTACGGGAGACTGGGAGACCGCGGACGCGTGCGAGGCGCGCTACGTCCGGGAGGGGAGCGGACTGGTGTCCGCCTACCTGCACTGGCACCTGGAGCGCGGGCTGCGCTCGCTGAGGTACGTCGAGAAATAG
- a CDS encoding helix-turn-helix domain-containing protein has translation MANGSRQAAWEFFGAELKRRREDAGFTQVELGTRVFVSGGYIGQFEQAIRKPQLDVAQRIDSALQTDGIFERLCKKLIDDRRYADYFAQAAELEALATNISEFAPTLVPGLLQTPAYARAVTLAMNPLAPDEFIEEKVSGRVERARILKDATRPVYWVILHESVLRVPVGGPAVMAEQLEHVATLARLRTVIMQVLPYAAGAYALMNGMTVLMEFEDAPPTAYTEAVYSGNLLDDPAVVKRTHSAYDLLRAAALSPEASLALIESAAKDHRRCASTT, from the coding sequence ATGGCCAACGGTTCGCGCCAGGCGGCGTGGGAGTTCTTCGGGGCGGAACTGAAGCGACGGCGGGAGGACGCGGGGTTCACCCAGGTGGAGCTGGGGACGAGGGTCTTCGTCTCGGGCGGCTACATCGGCCAGTTCGAACAGGCAATTCGCAAACCCCAATTGGACGTGGCCCAGCGGATCGACTCCGCCCTGCAAACCGACGGTATTTTCGAGCGACTGTGCAAGAAGCTGATTGACGACCGCCGCTATGCGGATTACTTCGCCCAGGCAGCGGAGTTGGAAGCGCTGGCGACGAACATCTCCGAGTTCGCGCCCACGCTGGTACCGGGACTCCTCCAAACTCCGGCGTATGCGCGCGCCGTAACGCTGGCGATGAATCCGCTCGCGCCGGACGAGTTCATCGAGGAGAAGGTGTCCGGCCGAGTCGAACGTGCCCGGATCCTCAAGGACGCCACGCGCCCCGTGTACTGGGTGATCCTGCACGAAAGCGTGCTCCGCGTTCCCGTCGGCGGCCCTGCCGTCATGGCCGAGCAGCTGGAGCACGTGGCCACCCTCGCTCGCCTACGGACGGTGATCATGCAGGTGCTGCCGTACGCGGCGGGAGCGTACGCGCTCATGAACGGGATGACGGTGCTCATGGAGTTCGAGGACGCACCGCCAACGGCCTATACAGAGGCTGTGTATTCGGGGAACCTGCTGGACGATCCGGCCGTGGTGAAGCGAACACACTCGGCATACGATCTGCTCAGGGCCGCCGCACTGTCCCCCGAGGCGTCCCTGGCCCTGATCGAATCGGCCGCGAAGGACCACAGACGATGCGCGAGTACGACTTGA
- a CDS encoding DUF397 domain-containing protein: protein MREYDLSNARWRKSTYSDGNGGSCVEVAAGLPGVVPVRDSKVDGGPVIVVGASAWTEFVRGLG, encoded by the coding sequence ATGCGCGAGTACGACTTGAGCAATGCCCGCTGGCGCAAAAGCACGTACAGCGACGGCAACGGAGGCAGTTGCGTCGAAGTCGCCGCCGGACTCCCCGGCGTCGTCCCCGTCCGAGACAGCAAGGTGGACGGTGGGCCGGTGATCGTCGTCGGGGCCTCCGCCTGGACGGAGTTCGTGCGCGGCCTGGGGTAA
- a CDS encoding response regulator: MTIRVLLADDQTLVREAFAMLVESAPDMEVVGQAATGRQAAELARTERADLVVMDIRMPDLDGIAATRLIAADEDLAGVRVLVLTTYDTDENIVDALRAGASGFLVKDTRPAELLDAIRTVAAGDALLSPGPTARLIERFLRTPPAPVTAGPECLSDREREVLALVARGLNNTEIADSLGLSPLTAKTHVSRIMGRLGARDRAQLVIVAYESGLVAPGAV, encoded by the coding sequence ATGACCATCCGAGTGCTGCTCGCCGACGACCAGACCCTGGTACGGGAGGCGTTCGCGATGCTCGTCGAGTCGGCCCCGGACATGGAGGTCGTCGGGCAGGCGGCCACCGGCCGCCAGGCGGCGGAGCTGGCCCGCACCGAGCGGGCCGACCTCGTCGTCATGGACATCCGCATGCCCGACCTCGACGGCATCGCGGCGACCCGGCTGATCGCCGCCGACGAGGACCTCGCGGGGGTCAGGGTGCTCGTGCTCACCACCTACGACACGGACGAGAACATCGTGGACGCGCTGCGCGCCGGCGCCTCCGGCTTCCTGGTGAAGGACACCCGGCCCGCCGAACTCCTGGACGCCATCCGCACGGTGGCGGCCGGTGACGCGCTGCTCTCACCGGGTCCGACGGCCCGGCTGATCGAACGGTTCCTGCGCACCCCGCCGGCGCCGGTCACCGCCGGTCCCGAGTGTCTGTCCGACCGCGAGCGGGAGGTGCTGGCGCTGGTCGCGCGGGGCCTCAACAACACGGAGATCGCGGACTCCCTGGGGCTGAGCCCGCTCACCGCGAAGACCCATGTGAGCCGGATCATGGGCCGGCTCGGGGCCCGGGACCGGGCTCAACTGGTCATCGTGGCCTACGAGTCGGGTCTGGTGGCGCCGGGCGCGGTGTGA